The genome window AAAATGGCAAAACATTCAGCGTATTCTTCCGGTACTTTTTGCAACTGTTTGGCGGCGATGTGGTAGCAGAGGCTCAGTGCTGATTCAATGGCGACCAGAAGGCGATAGCAGGCAATATCCTGAAGATCCTGATTATGAACAAAGGTATCTTTTGGTTCTTTGGCAATCCGGTCCAGACGTTCCAGAGATTCCATGATTTCCCGGCAACGGCCGCGAATCAGTTCCTGATTAAGGCTCATGAGGCGAATGCCTCTTTCGTTGCCCGGCGCAGGATGGGTTTTATGTCCAGGTATTGCCGGATTGTTCTCTCCACGAATCGGCAGCGGAGATCGGGGTTTTTTTCC of Pseudomonadota bacterium contains these proteins:
- a CDS encoding DUF86 domain-containing protein, which codes for MSLNQELIRGRCREIMESLERLDRIAKEPKDTFVHNQDLQDIACYRLLVAIESALSLCYHIAAKQLQKVPEEYAECFAILADAGIIPAALSTELQKMARFRNLLVHMYWKIDYHAVYDILQDNLDDLSSFSSIIAGLL